A single Vibrio sp. YMD68 DNA region contains:
- the pfkA gene encoding 6-phosphofructokinase encodes MIKKIGVLTSGGDAPGMNAAVRGVVRTALSAGIEVYGIYDGYQGLVEDRIEKLDRSSVSDVINRGGTFLGSARFPEFKNVEVRQKGIENLKKHGIEALVVVGGDGSYMGAKKLTEMGYPCIGLPGTIDNDIAGTDYTIGYLTALNTVIDAIDRLRDTSSSHQRISIVEIMGRHCGDLTLMSAIAGGCEYIITPETGLNKEQLIANIKDGIAKGKKHAIIALTELMMDANDLAQQIEEATGRETRATVLGHIQRGGRPTAFDRVLASRMGNYAVHLLMEGHGGRCVGIQKEELIHHDIIDAIENMKRPVRNDLFKVAEELF; translated from the coding sequence ATGATTAAGAAGATCGGTGTTTTAACAAGTGGCGGAGACGCACCTGGTATGAACGCAGCCGTGCGAGGCGTAGTGCGTACAGCATTGTCGGCTGGTATTGAGGTGTACGGGATTTACGATGGCTATCAAGGTCTTGTTGAAGATCGTATTGAAAAACTTGATCGCTCTAGTGTTTCAGATGTTATTAACCGTGGTGGTACTTTCCTCGGCTCTGCTCGCTTCCCTGAGTTTAAGAACGTAGAAGTTCGCCAAAAAGGCATTGAAAACCTGAAGAAACACGGCATTGAAGCATTAGTTGTGGTTGGTGGTGATGGTTCTTACATGGGAGCGAAGAAGCTCACTGAAATGGGCTACCCATGCATCGGTTTGCCAGGCACGATTGATAACGATATCGCAGGTACGGATTACACGATTGGTTACCTGACAGCATTGAATACCGTCATTGATGCGATTGACCGTCTTCGCGATACATCGTCTTCTCACCAACGTATTTCGATTGTTGAGATCATGGGTCGCCATTGTGGTGATTTGACTCTTATGTCGGCAATTGCGGGTGGTTGTGAGTACATTATCACGCCTGAAACGGGTCTTAATAAAGAGCAGTTGATTGCTAATATTAAAGACGGTATTGCGAAAGGTAAGAAGCACGCAATCATTGCATTAACTGAGCTTATGATGGATGCCAACGATCTTGCTCAGCAGATTGAAGAAGCAACTGGCCGTGAGACTCGTGCAACGGTACTGGGCCATATTCAACGTGGTGGTCGCCCTACTGCATTTGACCGTGTTCTTGCATCTCGTATGGGTAACTACGCTGTTCATCTTCTAATGGAAGGTCATGGTGGTCGTTGTGTTGGTATCCAGAAAGAAGAGCTGATACACCACGACATTATCGATGCTATCGAAAATATGAAACGACCAGTGCGCAACGATCTATTCAAAGTTGCAGAAGAGTTGTTTTAA
- the fieF gene encoding CDF family cation-efflux transporter FieF (FieF, a metal efflux transporter, is a member of the CDF (cation diffusion facilitator) family of transporters.) gives MKQEYARLVTMAAWTATAVATLLMVVKIVAWWLTGSVSLLASLIDSLLDISASVVNLMVIRYALQPADKEHTFGHGKAESLAALAQAMFISGSACFLILNGIDRFFRPHELNSPELGVYVSFFAMVVTFALVAFQKHVVRKTGSQAIAADSLHYQTDLYMNGAIMIALGLSWFGVTQADAVFAIGIGIFILYSAFKMVTEAIQTLLDRKLPDEELEQIRACCLDIEGVLGVHQLRTRMAGPTRFIQLHLELDDNMILIEAHRIADKVEDRLIEAFPGADVLIHQDPLSAVIHSEKAQLESDW, from the coding sequence ATGAAACAAGAATATGCTCGTTTAGTGACCATGGCCGCATGGACAGCAACCGCTGTGGCAACACTATTGATGGTCGTCAAAATCGTTGCTTGGTGGTTAACTGGATCGGTGAGCTTGCTGGCGTCGCTGATAGATTCTTTATTAGATATCTCGGCTTCTGTCGTCAACTTGATGGTGATTCGCTACGCACTGCAACCTGCCGATAAAGAACATACCTTTGGCCATGGCAAGGCGGAATCTTTAGCGGCCTTAGCTCAGGCGATGTTCATCTCGGGATCCGCTTGTTTTCTTATTCTTAATGGCATCGATCGTTTCTTCCGCCCACACGAGTTAAATTCACCCGAGCTGGGGGTTTACGTCAGCTTCTTTGCTATGGTGGTTACTTTTGCCCTGGTTGCTTTTCAAAAGCACGTTGTTAGAAAAACGGGCAGCCAAGCCATTGCCGCTGATTCTCTGCATTATCAAACCGATCTGTATATGAATGGTGCGATCATGATTGCTCTTGGGCTCAGTTGGTTCGGGGTGACTCAAGCTGACGCGGTATTCGCTATTGGAATTGGCATTTTCATTCTGTATAGCGCCTTTAAAATGGTCACAGAGGCGATTCAAACATTATTGGATCGTAAATTACCCGATGAAGAACTTGAGCAAATACGAGCTTGTTGCCTGGACATTGAAGGTGTCCTGGGTGTGCACCAGTTAAGAACGCGAATGGCCGGTCCAACGCGCTTTATTCAACTGCACCTAGAGCTTGATGACAATATGATCCTAATTGAAGCTCATAGAATCGCAGACAAAGTGGAAGATCGATTGATTGAAGCATTCCCTGGTGCGGATGTCTTGATTCACCAAGATCCTTTATCGGCCGTCATTCATAGTGAAAAAGCGCAATTAGAGAGCGATTGGTAG
- a CDS encoding CpxP family protein produces the protein MNTTKKLVLAAAVFPLMFATASAYAFGGKSHNQSGEGKCSGGFDRGIMRQLDLTDEQKSQMQELRETTKGDKKAQRQAGSEEKRALRQAHQKQVQALVLADTFDEAAANALASEMVEKQTERRVNKLKNQHKMLSLLTDEQKSQFVELQQERMQKCSDKMQKKMKNS, from the coding sequence ATGAACACAACAAAGAAATTAGTATTGGCAGCGGCAGTCTTCCCATTGATGTTTGCTACAGCGAGTGCGTATGCGTTTGGCGGTAAATCCCACAATCAAAGTGGAGAAGGGAAATGTTCCGGTGGTTTTGACCGAGGCATCATGCGTCAGTTGGATTTAACTGATGAGCAAAAGTCTCAAATGCAAGAGCTACGCGAAACCACGAAAGGCGATAAAAAAGCGCAGCGTCAAGCGGGTTCAGAAGAGAAACGTGCATTAAGACAAGCACACCAAAAGCAAGTTCAGGCGCTGGTTCTAGCGGACACGTTTGATGAAGCTGCTGCGAATGCGTTAGCAAGTGAGATGGTTGAGAAACAAACAGAACGCCGAGTGAATAAGCTTAAAAATCAACATAAAATGTTGAGCCTATTAACCGATGAACAGAAATCTCAATTTGTCGAACTGCAGCAAGAGCGTATGCAAAAATGCAGTGACAAGATGCAAAAGAAAATGAAAAACTCGTAA